In Centropristis striata isolate RG_2023a ecotype Rhode Island chromosome 1, C.striata_1.0, whole genome shotgun sequence, one DNA window encodes the following:
- the LOC131972768 gene encoding coiled-coil domain-containing protein 106-like, translating into MMDSSDSDDDDTTSDTDEDLVEVKAKMPKKKIRKHHLDKNPKASFGRRASNPDDVLHRYTKILAEFRKHRSVGLACRKFGIDRNTIALTGIIAEMKIAGPEKMPPFDDGDTLAGYSKKCKAVLQEDEELMKKIESMKKTADLLPIAHKFNK; encoded by the exons ATGATGGACTCATCTGACTCCGATGATGATGATACCACGTCTGACACCGATGAGGatttagtggaggtcaaagcaAAGATGccgaaaaagaaaatcagaaagCATCATTTGGACAAAAATCCAAAAGCATCGTTTGGACGAAGAG CTTCAAATCCAGATGATGTACTACACCGATACACCAAGATACTTGCAGagttcagaaaacacagaagtGTTGGGCTCGCCTGCCGAAAATTTGGCATCGACAGGAACACCATTGCTCTCACCGGCATCATTGCGGAAATGAAAATTGCAGGTCCAGAGAAAATGCCACCCTTTGACGATGGAGACACTCTTGCAGGCTATTCGAAAAAGTGCAAAGCTGTACTCCAGGAAGATGAGGagctaatgaaaaaaatagagtCAATGAAGAAGACGGCTGACCTGCTGCCCATTGCACACAAGTTCAATAAATAA